The Caretta caretta isolate rCarCar2 chromosome 27, rCarCar1.hap1, whole genome shotgun sequence DNA segment TTGGTGACAGGAGGCAGGAATGTCCTGGCTGGCTTGGCAGAGCTCCAGCCCGCTCACTTACATTTTGGGAAGGCCCAGAGCCCATGTGCAGCCCTGTCTACTTCCTGGGCACCATCAGTGGCTAACAAACTGAGTCTTGGGGCAGAAGAGCAATTGTGCGGCGGACACGCACTGTCCAacatccccgccccccccgggctgGCAAACAGCCTTGTGGCCATGGCAGGCTGCTGCCAGGGGGCAATTCGTGGCACTCCAGGAGACGCCAGAGCTATCCTGTCCCAAACCCTGGGTGACTGTCCGGTAGTGGGCAGCTCCCAAGAGCAGGCAGTCGCTGGCAAGAGATCAGCGCCcaggcctggagctgctgctggtgcattGCCTGTCCTTAGGGACCCCAGGGAGCTctccctgctctggctctgccAGATGAGGTATCACAGGTGTCTCCCCATGAAAGATGAGGGTAGAGTCCTCCATGGCAACACATCTGTCCCCAGCCGAGGCAGCGTGGACTGGGCGGGGTTGCTGTGAGtcaggggagcagctccctatGCTACCAGACCCTCCAGGCTGGACCCCCCACTATGCCCTCCACCCAGTCTCGGACCAGCCTGGAGTGGGGGTGACCCCAAACAGCCGTATCTGTGGGCTGCGTAGAGACTCATTGGGGTGCCAGACCCCAAGGGATGGTTGCGGAGCCCCACGCCTCTTGGGTTTCTCCTCTGTCAGAGTCAGTCCTGTAGGACTTGTTTCCTTTCCTGTGATGGGGGGCTGTGTGGGTCATTATGGGGGGCGAAGCAGGAAGCTGAGGCCTTACGCTGTCTCTggccctctctcctctccacagGCTGCAGGTGGCCTCCAAGTTCATGCCAGTTTCGAGCCTCATTATTGGTGAGTGATGGGAGCGTGGGTCCGGGGGCAGGACAGGATGCCTGGGGGGCTGGGCCTAGGAGAGAAGGGGCAGTTGCTGAGGGGCTGGTTGGGAAGGGGACACTGTCCCTCCTGATGACTGGGGCGGATGCCACCCCTCATGGGAGTTGGGGGCTGTTGAGAACGGGGCAGCACCCCcgttgggggagggggtccagCAGATgcagtctcagcagtctctctctcctaGGGGTGGATTTGGTCCCCATTAAGCCCATCCCCAACGTGGTGACGCTGCAGGAGGACATCACCACGGAGAAGTGTCACCAGGTAATTCCCACCCCACAacgcctcctgaaccccaacagCCGGATGCTTTAGCGCATCTCTCCTGGCCCTTTTTCTGGGGGAATTGGGGGCACCATGTCTACCCGCCCCCCAGAGGCGTCTCTGTGGTGGGATCCCTGAGCCACCAACCCTGGTTTCCCTTGGGGGGAGTGGCTCGGccactcagtgctggtgcacAGATTCTGTAGGCAGGCGGGAGCGTTGGTCTTGGGGTGTTGGTGGAGAGGCCTGGCGTGGGGAGAGGGGCGGTGGGCTCACTGTGTGCCCtcgcccccttcccccactctgctGTAGGGAATGTGAGGGGGACTGTCctggcagggagggtgtcccagGCTCACCCCCTGCCCTCGCCCCCCAGGCCGTGCGCAAGGAACTGCAGACGTGGAAGGTGGACGTGGTGCTGAACGACGGGGCCCCCAATGTGGGGGCCAGCTGGGTGCATGATGCATATTCCCAAGGTACGTCCCCCACTCGCCTGGCAGCACTGGTCCCTGTGATAGCCAAGGGTTCAGCTCCATCCCTTGCACCCTGGAGCTGCAGCGCAGTCCCTGCGTCCAGCTCAGCAGTCCTGTGTCCCATCGCCCCTGTCCCCCAGTGCAGGAGCAAAGGGCCTGCTGGGGCCAGCCCAGTTACGAGGGATTGGGACCCTCTGGCTGTAGCCCGGCACTGTTGGTCGGATGCTCCAGTGCAGAGAGCGGCAGGAGGCCGGGGCCCCGTGGAAGTGTGAGACGCcccaggggagggaaaggagcacGAGTTGCAGCGCCGGGCAAGTGTCTGTGGAGTTGTTTCCTCAACAGGCCCAGGGCTGAGTCCGGCCCTGCCCTATCCTTCCCCTCAGGTACCACAATGACAGGCACCGTGGGAACCAGAATCAAGCTGGATCCCACTGCCTAGCCACACTCCGGCCTGCTGCGCTTGGAGCCACTGAGAGCGAGGGCTCAATGGGGTTGGCTATGGCACTGACCCACCTCCATTCTCCACTCCAGCCAACCTGACGCTCATGGCCCTGAAGTTGGCCTGTGAATTCCTTTCCAAGGGTGGCTGGTTTATCACAAAAGTCTTCCGCTCCCGCGACTACCAGCCCCTCCTGTGGATCTTCCAGCAGTTTTTTCGCAAGGTGCAGGCCACCAAGCCACAGGCCTCCCGCAATGAGTCGGCCGAGATCTTCGTCGTCTGCcagggtgagctggggccaggggttgctgggtgggaagggggggagtcACTGGCTGACATCTCTAAtcctttccttttccctctcccAGGATATCTGTCCCCAGATAAAATTGACAGCAAATTTTTTGATCCCAAATTTGCCTTCAAGGAAGTTGAGATTCAGGCCAAATCTGTGAGCGAGTTGGTGACCAAAAAGAAACCAAAGGTACAAGTGAGCAGTCCGGGGGGCTTGGCTGTGAGGGGAGGTCCTTTGGGTCAGAGAGAGTAGCCCCCACGGATGAGGAGAGGGGTGCACAGCttagagtggggctgggggaggctgtagCACTTGGACCCTGCCGAGTGGAGCCTGCTGCTTACTTATCCCATCTGGCTAGTAATATATATGCTTGGCACTTCAAACGCACTAATTTCCCAATGCCGAGGAAAACTATGAGTGAAATTGCCTGGGAGGAAAAATGTAGACAGGCAAATGAATGAAAATTAGGAGCCCTTTTAGAGGGTGTGGCCAAAAAGCCATAATTCTACAGTCAAGAAAGAATTTTGTCTAAAATTCCATCCTGGTTCAGTGGTGAAGAGAAAGTGACAATTAGACataaaaaagcaatatataacacatggggaaaaaaggggaaatgCATAGCAATGGATATGAATTCAAAGTTATGGAgggtagaaaattgataagggaagctaaagagaTCAGGGTAAACTCCCTGGTTTGCAGAGCTAAGGACAATAAAGAGTTTAAGGATATtaggaataaaataaatgctagtAATGGTATAGGCCTATTACACTCGGGGGAGATGGCAAAGTTATTAATATAGAAAAGGCAGAAAAGTGTTTAATGAATATTTGTGTATTCGGCAAGAAGCAGGATTATGTTATCGTATTACATGAGAATGGTGAAGTAGTTTCTAGTCCATTAGTAACCAAGGTGGATGTTAAAAATTATCTACTaggaacaaacattttaaaatcagcaagtcaCTAGCAAATAACTAGCACCCAAAAAGTCCTAAAAGAGCAGGCTGAGAAAATCTCTAGCCTACTGATGTTAATTCATGCCAGTCAGCGtgatttggtggtggtggtggtgggggggggggggtttcttgtcaaacaaacctgatttcattcttcgAAAGGTTCTTGTCTTAGTACTGCACAACAGGCTAACTAAAAACGTAGCACTGAGCGGTACCTGCGAAGCACGCAGTGAGTGGATTAAGATCTGGGGaactgacagatctcagaaaGTGTTTGTCCGTATGGCATCATCATCAAATGGGCGAGTGTCCAGTGAGGTTCCACAGGGACTGGTACTAGCCCTGACCTCATTCAAAGTTTTCATCAGTCGGGAAGCAAATAGCAAAGGTGCAACTGAGCCAAAGATTTGTGGATTGAGACATACCGATTGGGACAGGGTAGCGCTATGGAGCGATCAGGATCTCAGGGTGATCTGGACCCATTCAAACACCAGGTGTTTTAATTCAGCCAAAAGCAAGGTCATGTGTCTAGGGCCGTACCTGCAGAATGGGGGCCTGTGtcctggaaagcagggactctGGACAGGACCTAGGAGTGCTCGTGGACAAGTAGCTGCCCGGGAGCTCCAGGTGTGATGCTGATGTGACCCGTGGCTGTGTGAAGAGGGGAGTCGAAGCAGAGTTCTGTATGGCACTGCTGGGATCGACGCTGGAGATCGCACCCCAGTCAGGGGTCCGCATTCGAAAAGGTGTTGACGTATtcgagagggtgcagaaaagagccacaaaaccGATTCGGGGGCTGGAGAAGAGGCCAGAGAGTGACACGCAGAGCTCACTCTGTTTCGCTGATCACAGAGCAGACTGAGAGTTGTCATGACGACAGTGATTTaatcttcacagggagaaaatactggcGACTAACAGGCTCGTTAAGGGCGACAGGCAAAACGAGAACccctggctggaagctgaagttaggcacattcaaattagaaatgagGCAGGAAGTGTTCCCTGAGCGGGCGACTGGCCATTGGAGCAAACTgcccagggaagggagggggccccATCTCGGTGTCGCCAGCTCCAGGCTGGAGGCTTCTGGAAGGAGCTTTAGCCACCACAAGCGGTGGGTTCCATATGGGCGTGAGGGGGGAAGTGAAGCAGCTGGGCTAGGCCAGAGGTCAGGCTAGCTGATCTGATGGCCCTGCCGTGAACGTACGGCTCTGACCCCGCTCTCCCGCCTCACAGGCGGAGGGATACGCGGAAGGTGACACAACGCTCTATCACCGCTTCACGCTGATGGATTTCCTCAAGGCCCCCAACCCTGTGGATTTTCTCTCCAAGGCCAACGAGGTGAGTGCCCAGGGCATGGCTGGCCCCCGTGGGAGCGGAGAAGGCAGGGCCCACAGGCGGGACCCTGGGCATGTGTGCTGGGCTCGGCTCAGCCCCTCTGCTGGACGCCTGCAGTGCACTTATCAGCACCCAGGGGCTTGCTGGTGGGACCCATGGCCCTGACCTTGGGCTTGGGGCAGGGAAGGGTTGCGGGGGCTGCGGGGCCTCGGGAAGGAGGCAGCTGCAGCCTTTCCCCTTCGGCTCCTGTGCAGATCACGCTGGGGGACAGCGAGCTGGAGCGGCACAGCATCACCACCGAggagctgcaccagtgctgcCGGGACATCCGTGTGCTGGGCCGCAAGGAGCTCAGGTACGGGGGCGGGGGCACGCGGCCTGGGCTTGGGGAGTCTGGCATTGCCTGGGGTGGCTGGCTCTAACTCGCTGCTTCTCTGCTCAGGGCCCTGCTGAACTGGAGGACGAAGCTCCGTCGCTTTATGGCCAGAAAACTGAAGGAGCAGGCCAAGGAGTTGGACATCAGGTAGGACGAGAAACGTGGCTTCCAACCTCAGCTGCCCCCTCCATGCACACCAGGGGGTGCTGTGACACCAGGGGGTGCTGTGACACCAGGAGCTCCGTAGCTAGTACTCCCCAACTGGTTGCGCTGGGGAGCCTAGCCCAGGGTTggctggtggggcagggccaggctgagtGACTCCATCTTCTGCCAGCTTGAGCTccggtgaggaggaggagggcggcGAGGAGGAGGTCGGGAAGACATCGGGAGCAGCTGGGGATGGAGccgctgaggaggaggaggagatggagctgAGGCTGGCAGAGCTGAAGGCAGAGGAAGTGGCTGAGCTGAAGAGGTGAGTGCTGCCTTCCTAGGGGGCTGAGCGAGGGGATCTGGGcacccaggggtgggggaagctcaGTGCTGTGAGCTCCCGCTATTTTCAGGCATGTGATGGGCTCATCCTCAGCTGGGCTGGGGTGTCCAGCCAGCAGAAATGCTGCAGGGGGCTCTCCCTTGCCACACTTGGGCGCCTTGGGAGCTCCCTGGgtgcctgccccccctccccccctgggTACTCCTATGTGCCTTGGGTGCCCCCCATGGCTCCTCTCCCGTCAGACCTATTTCCAGGACTAGTTTCCTTTGGCCTCAGGACTGCTGCCCTTCCCAGGGACCCCAGCCTGGCTCAGACGCTCGCCCACCCCAGCGTGCGAGGGAAGCAGAGGCCctgagtgaagtgacttgcccaagctcccaaggtctgcagcagagctgggaatagaacccaggaatcctgccaGCCAGGCCTTCTCTGACACCCCCCACAAGACCCGGCTCCATGTGTCCccggcagcagctggagctcatTGCCTGGTGGCAGCCCACTGCTCTATCGCAGCATGATGGTTGCCCTCGGGGGTGAGGGGGATTGTGCCCCTTCCCCCATGACTGGAGAGCATGGCCCTGCAGCAGTAGAGAGCTGTGAGAGCtatgggcccagccctgcagctcaggGGTCTccatctcgggggggggggggggcagtcggaCAGACCTGCTGGGAGGCATGCTGGGGCAGCCGGGCTCCCATCCTTGTGACAGCagctgtggggcactggctgcagCATGACACCCCTCCCCCGGCGGGGTTCCCcccaggaagaagaagaagatcctGAAGGAGCAGCGGAAGCAGCGTGAGCGCATTGAGCTGAAGATGGACCTGCCCGGTGTCTCCATCGCGGACGAGGGCGAGACTGGCATGTTCTCCCTCAGAACCATTGGCAAGACCCGGGTGAGGCTGCGGGGGCGACAGCTGGCTCCCCACCGGCGTGATGGCCAATGTCTGCTCggggcagagctggagggttGGTGGGCCTTGGGCAATGGGGAGACTACAGGGGAGTGAGCAGGGCTAGGAGCGTGGCGGGTGGGGGCACTCCAGGAGTGTTGGCCAGCCAGgtgggtgctgggctgggagagCGGCTGGCCAAAGGGGGAACtggcaggagaggaagaggagacagGATGATTTGATTTCTGTGGGGCCTGGCTCCTGAAACTCGCTCCCTGGTCCTCAGCTGCTGAACGAGGTGGCCCGGGGTGATATGGCATCTGCTGATGCCTTTCTGGAGGCGCCGCATGAAGAGGATGACGTGGCCCTCTCGGAGCAGGACGACGCGGACGATGTGTCTCTGGCCAGCGACTTGGGCTCGGATGAGCTGGCCGACATCGAGGAGCGGCTACAGGAAGCCAAGCGGGGACTAGGCCCAAAGAGGTCAGAGCCattgtgggcagcagggggcgctcacccacctgccctggggctggagggcaggtgAGGTATCCTGGCAGCTGCAGTAAAATCCCCCTGGTTGGAGCAGCTTGCGGACCAGCTTGGCCGTGAGTAGGGCGCTACCAAATTCATGTCCGTGAAAAACACGTcctggaccatgaaatctggtcttccctgtAAAATCTGGTCTCTTGTGTACTTTTTACCTAAGCAGCGTTTCGCAAACTGGGGCTCCCGGCATTGCCCCTCCTACTTCTgcaccgccttcagagctgggcggctggagagcggcagctgctggctgggagcccagctctgaaggcagcaccgccgccagcagcagcgcagaagtgagggtggcactACATTGGGGGGTCATcaccttttggggggggggttggcgggggctttacatgtttatattttgccatttttaaatacatattcatgctttgttacaacaccatgaaatttaagTATCTGAAACTGTGACattcaagctttttaaaatgctgtgactGAAATTTACGAAAATGatgtaaatttggtagggccatggCCATGAGGGGTGCTGGGCAAACGACAGCCCCTCCACTCTGGGCTCCCAGTAGGAGGCGCTGAGACTGGCTGGGGTGATGACCAGGCGGATGGAGTCGGCCTGCTTGGCCCTTAACCCTTGCAGCACTGCTGCAGTGGGAGCTTCTGCCCCATTTCCTAGGGGTTGTAGCCAGGTGGGCAGCTCTGCTGAGTGCCCCGCCTCGGGGAGCCCTGTGTGAAGcagcctggctgcccctgccGGGTCTCTGTCCGTGGGGCCAGGGCTGAGCGTGCCCGGCTGGCTGTGTTGCAGAGGGACCTTCCAGCAgctggcagaggaggagggggaggagaatcccctgctggtgcccctggaGGAGAAGTCGGTGCTGGACGAGAGGCAGACCACCCTGTGGTTCAGGAAGGTGAGTGCCCCCGCTGGCCAGGAAGGgccaggccctggggtggggggtggggccaggccctggggtggggggtgtcccaGCCCCTGTGCAGCGGCTCCAGCCTCACCTGGGTTCACCCACTCTCTGCTGGCTGGAGATAGGTCTGCGCTGGCTCTGGCCTGTCGCCCTCTGGTGGCAGCACAGCACATGTGAGCTGTGGTACTAATGGCTGGCAGGAGACTCCTGAGCTCCCCCAGGGAGGCCTGCCTGGGGCTGGGCAGCCGCAGGGCTGGGGAATTACAGGGGCCAGAGTCTCCCCACGTGGGCTTCAGGGACCCCAGGGGGGAGAGTGGGGAGCACAGTGGGAACAGCCCATGCATGAGGGCCTGTGTCCTTGCCCCCTCCTGCCAGCTACCCACGTGTCTCTCGCtgccccctccatcc contains these protein-coding regions:
- the FTSJ3 gene encoding pre-rRNA 2'-O-ribose RNA methyltransferase FTSJ3; this encodes MGKKGKVGKSRRDKFYRLAKETGFRSRSSFKLIQLNRKFQFLPKSRALLDLCAAPGGWLQVASKFMPVSSLIIGVDLVPIKPIPNVVTLQEDITTEKCHQAVRKELQTWKVDVVLNDGAPNVGASWVHDAYSQANLTLMALKLACEFLSKGGWFITKVFRSRDYQPLLWIFQQFFRKVQATKPQASRNESAEIFVVCQGYLSPDKIDSKFFDPKFAFKEVEIQAKSVSELVTKKKPKAEGYAEGDTTLYHRFTLMDFLKAPNPVDFLSKANEITLGDSELERHSITTEELHQCCRDIRVLGRKELRALLNWRTKLRRFMARKLKEQAKELDISLSSGEEEEGGEEEVGKTSGAAGDGAAEEEEEMELRLAELKAEEVAELKRKKKKILKEQRKQRERIELKMDLPGVSIADEGETGMFSLRTIGKTRLLNEVARGDMASADAFLEAPHEEDDVALSEQDDADDVSLASDLGSDELADIEERLQEAKRGLGPKRGTFQQLAEEEGEENPLLVPLEEKSVLDERQTTLWFRKEVFAGIEDDADEALEISQAQVLSEWKEPPPGNMKGKEQKKLPPSQDGAAAEVGPRAAVGAGPSEAQGWGSSGEDDSDSSSDEERETSQKGRKRALVEPGGFEVVPIEDPVKRARVLDAEGLALGSVIATSRKAKRDLIDNSFNRYAFNEEEGELPEWFQQEEQQHRRKQLPLDRQTVEEYRQRWCQINARPIRKVAEAKARKKRRMLKKMEQMKKKAEAVVSTVDISEREKVAQLRSIYKKAGLGKEKREVTYLVAKKGVGRRVRRPAGVKGHFKVVDSRMKKDMRAQKGKEKTKRRRK